GTGATACTTCGAGGGAGTGGCTGCATATCCCGGGAGAACGGGGCCGCTGATGCCGAACAGATCCGCGCGCTCGGTCTACTGGTTTAGAGCGCTCTCGTCAGCCGGGAACACGGCGGCGCTGTCGACGGTGACTGCTGTGTCCCCGTCATCAGCAGCTCCACGATGCTCCCCAGAAACGAGGTCGGTATCATCGGTCCCGGCTGGTAGCCCGACCGTCGACGGTTCACTACTGAAGTTGAGCACGACGACAGCCGCGTCCCCCGCAGTTGTCCGCGCGTACGCGACGACGCGGTCGGACGGGCCGTCACGGACCTCGTACGGGATTCGGAGGAGGTCCGCGTCGGCCGACAGCGCCGGCTGGTCGTGTCTGACCGCGGAGAGGTCACTGACGAACGACTGGAGCGCCTCGTCGGCGTGGTCCCACGCGAGGTCGTCGCGCCGGCCGCGCTGTCCGAACTCCTGGCCGGCGTACAGCAGCGGCGCGCCCGGGAGCGTGAACAGCGCACCCGCGGCGGCCTCGGCGGCGCCCCGCCCGTAGTCGACGACGTAGCGCGTCTCGTCGTGGTTCTCCGCGTACAGCATGAACGACGCGTGCTCCGGGAAGCCGATCTCCGCCCGCCCCTCGATAGCACCGAGGACGGCCTCGGCATCGCCGCCGTCGCCGACCTGCCGGAGCGCGGCGTAGGTCGTCGAGTCGAAGTGCATATCGAACAGTCCGGCCTGAAAGTCTGGGATGTACGGGATGGTCTCGTCCAGCAGCAGGAACTCGCTGTCGCGGTCCTTGCAGTAGTCGTGGATCTCGCGCCAGAAGCTGTTCGGGACGGCCCAGGCCATGTCACACCGGAACCCGTCGACCAGTTCGGCCCACTGGGCGACCGCATCGAGCAGGTGCCGGCGGACCGGCAGGTGGTCGAAGTCGAAGTTCGCGATGTGCTCCCATTCGAAGTACGTCTCTGGCTCGGTCTCGGTGCGCCACTCGTACCAGTCGCGGTACTCGCTGGCCGGGTTGTTGACGGCGGACTCGAAGTAGGGGTGGGTCCGCGCCGAGTGGTTACACACCAGGTCGAACAGCACCTTGAACCCGCGGTCGTGGGCCGCCTCGACGAACCGCTCGTAGTCCGCGCGGGTGCCGAGGTCCGACGCGATTTCGAAGAAGTCGGTGATGTTGTAGCCGTGGGGCGCGTGGTCGTTCTGTAACACCGGCGTGAGCCAGATGGCGTCGACGCCGAGCGAGTCGAGGTAATCCAGACGGTCGATGATCGCGTCGAAGGGCGATTCGTCGCTATCGCCGGCGAACGTGCGAACGTAAATCTCGTAGATGACCGAGTCCTCGGCCCAGGCCGGCGCGTCGTACGGTCGACTGGCAGCGACCCCGTCGCCGCTCGTCACGGTCTCGATGCCGCCCCCGTCGCGGCTAAACTCGACGGCGTCGGGCACGCTGTAGCCGTGGTCTCCGATGGCAACGGCGTGGATGCGAGCGCGGTCCGGGAGCGCGTCCAGCGGAATCCGGAGAGCCGTCCCGTCCCGGGTCACCGCGTCGGCGTCGATATCATCACGGTCGTCCAGCAGGAACTCGACGGCGAGGTCGGCGGCCGTCTCGGTCCCCTCGGGATGGGGACTGCAATCGGCGCGAACGACGGCTTCGTCGCCCTCAATGTCCGGCCGCAGAGTCAGGCGTGGCTGGCCGCCGCCACTGCCGCCGTCGCCGCCGTCCCCTGCCTCGGTGTACTCGCCGCTCCCGCTGCGGCCGGAACCGCTTTGCCCGCCGGAGACGCCACCGCTGTGACCGCCAGAGCGGCCGGACGTGTGTGTCCCGCTCGATTCGAGGGTCCCCGGGAACGCGCGGACAGTAAGGTCGTGTTCGCCGTCCGGTGCGGTGAGTCGGACGACGTATCTGCCCGGCGCGTCGGGGACGAGGTGTTCGACCGGGCCGTCTCCGAGCGATACCGTTGATTGCGCCGGTGCCTGCGTCAGTCGCCAGGTGTAGGTCGCCGACGGGTCCGGGTCGCGGGGCGCGAGTTCGACCTCGTCACCCGTCGCCACGAACCGCGGCGGTCCAGGATGGTGCATAGGTTCACTGCGATTGACAGTGTCTTTGTACTTGGGGTAGCCGCGAGCGTGCCGCCGCCGGCAGCATCGCTTTCCGGCTACGGCGTGTACCTCCGCTGTGCCCGACTACCGACGCGACGCCGGGTTTGCGCTGCTCTGTGGACTGGCACTCGTCGCGTATCTCCGACAGACGGGCGCAGTTGAGACGTTCTGGTCCGAGTCCGCCATCGCCGTCGGCGTGGCCGTCGCACTGTGTGTCGAGGCGCTGTTCGTTCTCGACACGCCCGTCGCGGCGCTGTGGCAGCGCCGCGGCGTCCGGACGGCGTCGGCAGTCGTACTCCTGGGTGTTGCCGGCGGACTCGCCGTCTTTCTGGGCCCGGTCGTCGTCGCCGCGGCGTGCTGGGGACTCGTGACGTACTTCGGCATCCTCGCTGTGTGCCTGTGTTACCGGTGAGCGTTCACCCTCGCGGGGACGACACCGGTCGATGACCGTAGTAACCACCTACAACTATACGCTCCAAGCTAGTACTGTAATAGAATTATATAACTACTGCTTGCGCTACTCGGAGTTGTTTTTGAGTTTTCGAACTTAAATAGAAGATACTATATTTGAAAAGAGTTGAAGTAGCCCGATTATGGAGCTAAATGAGGGTATCGAGGGCGGAGTATTTCTCTACAGTAGCCAGACTTGTCCACCACGGACAGCGGGTATTCGGCCGTCGAATAACAACTGTACTGGTATTAGATTCTGCCAGTACCGGCCAACCGTTGGCGACGGAACTCGGTGTATCTGTCGAGACAACAGACGGAGCGGTTATTCGTGAGCCAGATTCACTTCGATGACGTTAGCGGCCTGTTGCACCGTGTCGATGAGTTGTGCTTTGCGGCCCGGCGACTGCAACCGGTTGATGGGCGCGGTGATGCTGATGGCGGCCTCGCGCCGGTCGCCGGTGTCGATGGGGACCCCGACACAACCGGTTCCGTCGACCCGTTCCTCGGTGTCATCGGCGACCCCGCGCTCCCGGATCGTCTCCAGTTCCGCAAACAGCGTCTCGCGGTCTGTGATGGTGTTGTCCGTCTCGGCCGGCAGCCCGCGGGTCTCGATGATTTCCGCGACCCGCTCATCGTCGAAACTCGACAGGAGCGCTTTGCCGATAGCGGTCTTGTGGAGGTGGATGCGCTTCCCGAGGCGCGTATCGAGCGCGACCGCCTGGTCGCCGCTGGTGGTGTGGATGTAGATGCCGTAGCCCTGCTCCTCAATCATCAGGTTCGCCAGTTCGCCGGTCTCGACGGCCATCCGTCTGACCTCGGGCTTTGCCACCTCGTAGATGCCGTCGTAGCGCTGTGCCATGCCGCCGAACTCCAGCCACCGGAGCCCGATGCGGTACTCGCCGTCCCGTTCCACGACCAGTCCCTCGTCTTCTAGCGTCACCAGGTGTTTGTATATCGTGCTCTTGGCCGGGTCCAGCGAGTCGGCGAGTTCGACCAGCGTGGCGCTCCCGCCGAGGTCTTTGATTCCCGAGAGGACCGACAGCGAGGTCTGCGTCGCCCGGACCGAGTCCGTTTTTGCCCGTGTCATTAGGCACCAGTTCTGGTGCCGCTCGAATAAAATTGCCGTATCGGTTGTGACAATCGCTCTACGGTAGCTTCCGAGGCTTGACGCACGGCGAAGTGGGCGTCACCAGTCTCTACAACCGTCACAGGCATTCGGAAATACGAAACGGAAAGGTGGGTTCAATAGCGCGAAGCCAGCGACCGAAGTCGCCGGGGGCTCCGTGATGTGGCGACTGAACGGTCGCGAGATATCGACAGAGCGGTGTGCACCGCCGACCGTTGTGTCGTCCGGGCGCACGAGTAGTGAAAGAAAATATAGCATACATATTTCGTATTTCCGAATCCGCTGAAAGACGGTGGAACGACCGCTCTCGTCGATGTTTCGGTCGATAGTGGACGGTAGATTTAAGCGGTTCCGTCGGGTTCTTTGAGACGAGTTATGAGTGTGAAACGACACTACGACCGCGAGTTCGTCAGAACGTTCTTTACCTCTCCAACAGCAGTCGACGGGGAGGACGATTCAGCGAAGATGCTGCGAAGCGCGGGCCAGCTCCGCGGCCTGCAGGCCCCGGATGTCTGGGTCCCGGACAACGAGGACGCGACGGCACCGAACATGCGCGAGGAGGGCGTCGAGAACATCATCGAAGTGGTCTCAGAACAGGGTGCCGAGTTCCCCGGCGAGATCCACCCGCGCGTCGTCTGGCACCGCGAGTCCCCGACGACCCGCTATCAGGGCTTCCAGCAGATGCTCGAAATTACCGACCCCGAAAACGGTGCGGTCGAGCACATCGACGGCTTCGTCATCCCGGAGGTCGGCGACATCGACGACTGGAAGAAGGCCGACGAGTTCTTCACCATCATCGAGCACGAGCACGGACTGGAGGAGGGGAGCCTCTCCATGTCGGTCATCGTCGAGAGCGGCGAGGCCGAACTGGCGATGGGCGACCTGCGCGAGGAGATGGGCAAGCCCTCGAACAACCTCGAACGTATGTTCCTGCTCGTCGACGGCGAGGTCGACTACACGAAGGATATGCGCGCGATGACGCCTACCGGCGAACTCCCGCCGTGGCCGGAACTGCGCCACAACACCTCCCGCGGTGCCAGCGCCGCCGGCCTTATCGCCGTCGACGGCCCCTACGACGATATCCGCGACGTCGAGGGGTACCGCGAGCGGATGAAGGACAACCGCGCGAAGGGGATGACTGGCATCTGGTCGCTGACACCGGGGCAAGTCGTGGAGGCGAACACGGCCCCGCTCCCGCCAAAGACCGGGAGCTGGCTGCTCGACGTCGGCGGTCAGGAGGTCGAACTCGACGCACAGGACGGCAAGCAGGTGTACGACGGCGACGACCTCTCGCTGGAAACGGACGGCGAGGGCGGCTACGTCCTGCAGGCGGGCGGTGACCGGCTGGAACTGGACGAGGACGAACTCACCGAGGAACTGCTCGACCGCACCGCGTACATCCCCAGCATGACCGACATCGTCGACTCGATGGAGGAGTTCGAGGCCGCGAAGGAGGCCGGCAAGGGAGCCATCGCGATGACTCAGGCCGCGACGCTGGTCATCGACGGCGTCGAAGTCGAGGTCAGTAAAGACCGGATGTGGGACGAAGCGACCTACCAGGCCGCCCAGACACCCATCACGCTGTTCCAGGACGTGTACGAGCACCGCCCGGACCAGCACGAGGAACTGGCGGAGATGTACGGCACTGACATCGTCGAACGCGCCACGGCTGTCGGCAACTAACGGCCGTCCTCAGTATTTCGTCACTCGAAACGCCGCGGGCGTGGTTCAGTCTTCCAGCGGTTCGATGAGTTCGACGTGGTGGCCGTCGGGGTCCGCGACGAAGGCCGTGTACGCGCCGGCCTCCGGCTGTGGGCCGGGCTCTTTGACGACGCCGTGATGATCGATGCGGTCGACCGTCGCGTCGACATCGTCCACGCCGAGAGCGAGATGGTCCCAGCCGGACCCCATCTCGAAGCTCGTCTCCCCGTCCGTTTCTGCCAGTTGCAGTTCGACGCCGCTGTCGTCGGCCACGTAGTAGTTCGTCGTCTCGCCGTCGGGCGTGGTGAACTGCCAGGACTCCTCGAAGCCGAACTGCTCGTAGAACGCGATCGATGCTGTGGCGTCGGCCACGTTCAGGCACATATGAAGGATGCTTGCATTGCCCATACATCGCTTCCAGTGCCCTGCGTCAAATAGCTGGCGGGCTACGTAAAGCGAATTGTGACCGCATGCCACAGACTTTAATGATTATTACTCCTGAATGCTCGTATGGCGATCGAAAATGTCGAGGACACCTGGTCAGCACAGGAACTGGACCTCGACCGACCGGACGTGGATGCGTACCGGGACCTGGCGGAAGCGCTTCGCTCGCGGGTCTCGGGTGGGGTCGAGTTCGACGAATACGCCCGGATTCTGTACGCAACGGACGGGAGCATCTATCGCGCCGAACCAGCCGGGGTCGTGTACCCGACTGATACCGACGACGTGCGGGCGGCCGTCGAGGTGGCGACGAGCCACGGCGTCCCGATCATGCCCCGCGGGACCGGGTCGTCGCTCGCCGGACAGACCGTCGGTCCGGGCTGTGTCGTGCTAGACCTGTCCCGGCACATGGACGGTATCCTCGATATTCGGCCGGGCGAGCAGACGGCGCACATCCAGCCCGGCGTGGTGCAGGACGACCTGGACGACACGCTGGCCGAGTACGGC
The genomic region above belongs to Haloarcula hispanica ATCC 33960 and contains:
- a CDS encoding VOC family protein, producing MGNASILHMCLNVADATASIAFYEQFGFEESWQFTTPDGETTNYYVADDSGVELQLAETDGETSFEMGSGWDHLALGVDDVDATVDRIDHHGVVKEPGPQPEAGAYTAFVADPDGHHVELIEPLED
- the malA gene encoding alpha-amylase MalA, coding for MHHPGPPRFVATGDEVELAPRDPDPSATYTWRLTQAPAQSTVSLGDGPVEHLVPDAPGRYVVRLTAPDGEHDLTVRAFPGTLESSGTHTSGRSGGHSGGVSGGQSGSGRSGSGEYTEAGDGGDGGSGGGQPRLTLRPDIEGDEAVVRADCSPHPEGTETAADLAVEFLLDDRDDIDADAVTRDGTALRIPLDALPDRARIHAVAIGDHGYSVPDAVEFSRDGGGIETVTSGDGVAASRPYDAPAWAEDSVIYEIYVRTFAGDSDESPFDAIIDRLDYLDSLGVDAIWLTPVLQNDHAPHGYNITDFFEIASDLGTRADYERFVEAAHDRGFKVLFDLVCNHSARTHPYFESAVNNPASEYRDWYEWRTETEPETYFEWEHIANFDFDHLPVRRHLLDAVAQWAELVDGFRCDMAWAVPNSFWREIHDYCKDRDSEFLLLDETIPYIPDFQAGLFDMHFDSTTYAALRQVGDGGDAEAVLGAIEGRAEIGFPEHASFMLYAENHDETRYVVDYGRGAAEAAAGALFTLPGAPLLYAGQEFGQRGRRDDLAWDHADEALQSFVSDLSAVRHDQPALSADADLLRIPYEVRDGPSDRVVAYARTTAGDAAVVVLNFSSEPSTVGLPAGTDDTDLVSGEHRGAADDGDTAVTVDSAAVFPADESALNQ
- a CDS encoding IclR family transcriptional regulator: MTRAKTDSVRATQTSLSVLSGIKDLGGSATLVELADSLDPAKSTIYKHLVTLEDEGLVVERDGEYRIGLRWLEFGGMAQRYDGIYEVAKPEVRRMAVETGELANLMIEEQGYGIYIHTTSGDQAVALDTRLGKRIHLHKTAIGKALLSSFDDERVAEIIETRGLPAETDNTITDRETLFAELETIRERGVADDTEERVDGTGCVGVPIDTGDRREAAISITAPINRLQSPGRKAQLIDTVQQAANVIEVNLAHE
- the aceB gene encoding malate synthase AceB, which encodes MSVKRHYDREFVRTFFTSPTAVDGEDDSAKMLRSAGQLRGLQAPDVWVPDNEDATAPNMREEGVENIIEVVSEQGAEFPGEIHPRVVWHRESPTTRYQGFQQMLEITDPENGAVEHIDGFVIPEVGDIDDWKKADEFFTIIEHEHGLEEGSLSMSVIVESGEAELAMGDLREEMGKPSNNLERMFLLVDGEVDYTKDMRAMTPTGELPPWPELRHNTSRGASAAGLIAVDGPYDDIRDVEGYRERMKDNRAKGMTGIWSLTPGQVVEANTAPLPPKTGSWLLDVGGQEVELDAQDGKQVYDGDDLSLETDGEGGYVLQAGGDRLELDEDELTEELLDRTAYIPSMTDIVDSMEEFEAAKEAGKGAIAMTQAATLVIDGVEVEVSKDRMWDEATYQAAQTPITLFQDVYEHRPDQHEELAEMYGTDIVERATAVGN